In Alosa sapidissima isolate fAloSap1 chromosome 4, fAloSap1.pri, whole genome shotgun sequence, the following are encoded in one genomic region:
- the rpp14 gene encoding ribonuclease P protein subunit p14, whose translation MEEPAAFERLVYKNASNFQYMKICLELKNGRRNIESAQFKQLIISGLRQLYGEVGAAFPFDLLKFDPGTLTGMLRVYNSGLVKLWSALTLIGSYQNELCAVRVTQVSPFLLALSGNSRELGLH comes from the exons ATGGAGGAACCCGCGGCTTTCGAACGGCTTGTGTACAAAAATGCTTCAAATTTCCAGTATATGAAGATTTGTCT AGAATTGAAGAATGGGAGAAGAAACATTGAGTCCGCTCAGTTCAAACAGCTTATCATCTCTGGTCTGAGACAGCTGTATGGAGAG GTGGGGGCAGCATTCCCATTTGACCTGCTGAAGTTTGATCCAGGTACATTGACAGGCATGCTCCGTGTATATAACAG TGGCCTTGTGAAGCTGTGGAGTGCCCTAACCCTCATTGGATCTTACCAGAATGAACTGTGTGCAGTCAGAGTCACTCAG gtctctccttttcttttagCATTGTCTGGAAATAGCCGTGAACTGGGACTTCACTAA
- the LOC121707461 gene encoding hydroxyacyl-thioester dehydratase type 2, mitochondrial-like, with protein sequence MNILRRTVFMKPIYHTINLAWCGKLKPPLTQTCSQRLLYVGERASLAKAFSARDVALFAELTGDTNPLHLDPDYAKTTTFETPIVHGVLINGLISAVLGTKMPGKGCIFLYQEIRFPAPLYIGEEVVAEAEVKKIKMSFAFISVSCSVKDKVVMEGEVMVMMPEHADRS encoded by the coding sequence ATGAACATTTTAAGGAGAACTGTTTTCATGAAACCCATATACCACACAATTAATTTGGCTTGGTGTGGCAAGTTGAAGCCTCCGTTGACACAGACTTGCAGTCAACGACTGCTATATGTCGGGGAAAGAGCTTCTCTTGCCAAAGCTTTTAGTGCAAGAGATGTTGCTCTTTTTGCTGAACTAACTGGTGATACAAACCCCCTTCACCTCGATCCAGACTATGCTAAGACCACCACTTTTGAAACTCCTATTGTTCATGGTGTTCTTATTAATGGGCTGATTTCAGCGGTTCTAGGGACAAAAATGCCAGGAAAAGGCTGCATATTCCTCTACCAGGAAATTCGCTTCCCAGCACCCCTTTACATCGGAGAGGAAGTGGTGGCTGAGGCAGaggtgaaaaaaataaaaatgtcatttgcttttatttctgtttcATGCTCTGTTAAAGATAAGGTAGTTATGGAAGGTGAGGTTATGGTTATGATGCCAGAACATGCAGATAGGTCTTAA